A window of the Cellvibrio sp. pealriver genome harbors these coding sequences:
- a CDS encoding DUF3369 domain-containing protein, translating into MKFLKPASTLAPTKSTLTKPWKVAIIDDEEQVHAVTQLVLKNTQLDGQPLQFLNAYSAEDGLRLFQDHPDIALAFIDVVMESDDAGLQLIHNIRNDLQNHSTRIVLRTGQPGSAPEETIIRTYDINDYKSKTELTDTKLKTCVYSSIRSYRDILTIETSRRGMQKVIAASDSVLRSQTLHQFGNAILSHTVQLLNIKTAEMYLVSQHVDLFGDAELILLAATGDEVKLNNQWDTDILPPDVKQSIIEAIDKQQSCVTENVFIGYYHTNESTQSVLYTRFHESHNAQQDEILKLFAANITLIFQNLHNREHIQETQKELLLVLGDAIEQRSKETGSHVRRVALMCELMALKLGQTSEYAEILKYASPLHDIGKIGIPESILHKPGKLNDDEWEVMKTHAQIGYDLLQGSTRTIAKMGARIAVSHHEHWDGNGYPNGLKGNAIPLEGRIVAIIDVIDALGSERAYKKPWQENEIIQYVSERRGKQFDPAIVDAALELFEAFREIRRNLPDHTHH; encoded by the coding sequence ATGAAGTTTCTGAAACCAGCCAGTACCCTGGCTCCCACCAAAAGTACACTGACCAAGCCTTGGAAAGTGGCGATTATCGATGATGAGGAACAGGTGCATGCGGTCACCCAATTGGTGCTTAAAAACACCCAGTTGGATGGACAACCGCTGCAATTCCTCAATGCCTATAGCGCCGAAGATGGTTTGCGTTTATTTCAGGATCACCCGGATATTGCGCTAGCATTTATTGATGTGGTGATGGAAAGTGACGATGCCGGTTTGCAGCTGATCCACAATATCCGCAACGATCTGCAAAACCATTCCACGCGCATTGTGCTGCGCACCGGCCAACCCGGCAGCGCACCGGAAGAAACAATTATCCGCACTTACGACATCAATGATTACAAAAGCAAAACCGAACTGACCGATACCAAATTAAAAACCTGCGTTTATTCGTCTATCCGCTCTTACCGTGACATTCTCACCATCGAGACCAGTAGACGCGGCATGCAGAAAGTCATTGCCGCATCGGACTCGGTATTACGCAGCCAAACACTCCACCAATTTGGCAACGCCATCCTGAGCCATACGGTACAGCTGCTGAATATTAAAACCGCAGAAATGTATCTGGTAAGCCAGCATGTGGATTTATTTGGCGATGCGGAATTGATTTTGCTTGCCGCTACCGGCGATGAAGTCAAACTCAACAATCAATGGGATACCGACATACTCCCACCCGATGTCAAACAATCCATTATTGAGGCCATCGACAAACAGCAATCCTGCGTAACGGAAAATGTGTTTATTGGCTATTACCATACCAATGAAAGCACGCAAAGCGTGCTCTACACGCGCTTCCACGAATCGCACAACGCACAGCAAGATGAAATTTTAAAATTGTTCGCCGCTAACATCACACTGATTTTCCAAAACCTGCACAACCGCGAACACATTCAGGAAACCCAAAAAGAATTATTGTTGGTGCTGGGCGATGCCATTGAGCAGCGCTCCAAAGAAACCGGCTCCCATGTGCGCCGCGTAGCGCTGATGTGTGAACTCATGGCATTAAAATTAGGGCAAACCAGTGAATACGCCGAAATTTTAAAATACGCATCGCCACTGCATGACATTGGCAAAATTGGTATTCCGGAAAGCATTTTGCACAAACCCGGAAAGCTCAATGATGACGAGTGGGAAGTGATGAAAACCCACGCGCAAATTGGCTACGATTTATTGCAGGGCTCTACCCGCACTATCGCCAAAATGGGTGCGCGCATTGCGGTAAGCCATCACGAACATTGGGACGGCAACGGCTACCCCAACGGTTTAAAGGGTAATGCAATTCCACTTGAAGGCCGCATAGTCGCGATTATTGATGTGATTGATGCATTGGGCTCCGAACGCGCCTACAAAAAGCCCTGGCAGGAAAATGAAATTATCCAGTATGTGAGCGAGCGCCGCGGCAAACAATTTGATCCGGCGATTGTGGATGCGGCGCTGGAATTGTTTGAGGCTTTCCGCGAGATTCGCCGCAATTTACCCGACCATACACATCACTGA
- a CDS encoding sensor histidine kinase encodes MTRSLYDILLDVSKSTMIDDGDLNAAGLLILTAAIHGLRISRAGVWLLSEDKQAICGKMLIDGDDCKLDTDLCLLREHFPRYFDSLDTERAIVANNAQEDDSTNEFRDSYLIPYGITSMLDAPIRHRGDMLGIICCEHQGDMREWTNEEIAFVSALADTYGRAVSAAQRNDYEQQLKKINEQLEEKINERTNVLQDALRNLNHTQAKLIESEKLASLGRLVSGLAHEINTPLGIAVTSASHCANELKQVQQLYRDDALSEEAFAQFLTGIDDGLSLINNNLGRAATLVQNFKLSGAIHIANEEEQFELRACIELTLKSLQPLLKKNHIDCVLLPGAEININSYPGAIAQIITNLITNSIHHAFANTGDKKIRIELRESQGQVVLHYTDNGCGIANDIRAKIFEPFFTTARRTGGSGLGLSIVYNLVTQKLKGEIIISEDQSQGASFEVVLPNRD; translated from the coding sequence ATGACCAGATCGCTTTACGATATTTTGCTCGACGTTTCCAAATCCACCATGATTGACGACGGCGATTTAAATGCTGCCGGGTTATTGATTCTCACTGCCGCTATCCACGGATTACGCATCAGCCGCGCAGGCGTTTGGTTATTATCGGAAGACAAACAAGCCATCTGCGGAAAAATGCTGATTGATGGTGATGATTGCAAATTGGACACCGATTTATGCCTGTTGCGCGAACACTTCCCCCGCTACTTTGACAGCCTGGATACCGAGCGCGCGATTGTTGCCAACAACGCACAGGAGGATGACAGCACCAATGAATTCCGTGATAGCTATTTAATTCCGTACGGCATTACCTCCATGCTGGATGCGCCTATCCGCCACCGCGGCGATATGCTGGGTATTATTTGCTGTGAGCATCAAGGTGATATGCGTGAATGGACAAATGAAGAAATCGCTTTTGTGAGCGCATTGGCCGACACCTATGGCCGCGCCGTTAGTGCCGCACAACGCAATGATTACGAGCAACAACTAAAAAAAATTAACGAGCAACTGGAAGAAAAAATCAATGAGCGCACCAATGTACTGCAAGATGCACTGCGCAATTTGAATCACACCCAGGCAAAATTAATTGAAAGCGAAAAGCTCGCCTCACTCGGGCGTTTAGTCTCAGGGCTTGCCCACGAAATCAATACGCCCTTGGGTATCGCCGTCACATCAGCCAGCCATTGCGCCAACGAATTAAAGCAAGTGCAGCAACTCTATCGCGACGACGCATTGAGTGAGGAAGCATTTGCACAATTCCTGACAGGCATTGACGATGGCCTCAGCCTGATTAACAACAACCTTGGCCGCGCCGCCACGCTGGTGCAAAATTTCAAACTCTCCGGCGCAATTCATATCGCCAACGAAGAGGAACAATTTGAACTGCGCGCGTGTATTGAATTAACACTGAAAAGTCTGCAACCGCTGCTGAAAAAAAATCACATCGATTGCGTGCTCTTGCCTGGAGCAGAGATCAACATCAACAGCTACCCGGGGGCTATCGCCCAGATTATTACCAACCTGATCACCAACTCCATCCACCACGCGTTTGCCAATACCGGCGATAAAAAAATCCGTATCGAATTACGCGAATCCCAAGGCCAAGTCGTACTTCACTACACCGACAACGGCTGCGGCATCGCCAATGACATCCGCGCAAAAATTTTTGAACCCTTCTTCACCACCGCCCGCCGCACCGGCGGCTCAGGGCTGGGCCTATCGATTGTGTACAACCTGGTAACACAAAAACTGAAAGGCGAAATCATCATCAGCGAAGACCAAAGTCAGGGTGCCAGTTTTGAGGTGGTTTTGCCTAATAGGGATTGA
- a CDS encoding DnaT-like ssDNA-binding domain-containing protein has translation MSSSLIPERPLLVSPSLAATIGLEEACMLSILGDMAAFLPLSQANGRQWLDVDASWASRMMPFWTDHDIQRISRNLKDKGIILLASAPYTESQRLVISLETEFQAANLPSAPAFAPAHSGSHSANLIPHNWQPDRDLLAQLLQLGVPAEFAWQQVPEFIVYWRDRGDTKHSWGSAFLKQTKRKWEEKLSADATKRREDQEKNDRLREAEFLKRDQETPMHNQWRPSRDALEVLIKHANISLAFIEDTIPEFIVYWKEAGEVTKTWNSRFIQHVKRQWLRYHSALEHDSEPKRIPENWQPSHNTYDVLKLANIDLQFAQKQVPEFVLYWKDTNQMHSSWNTKFLQHVKYHWAKQHALTTVNSQQVNHAGQPIPHQSGRTRDSSLAEQLNDRSWAS, from the coding sequence ATGAGTTCTTCCCTGATTCCTGAACGCCCACTGCTGGTTTCACCCTCTCTTGCAGCCACTATCGGGCTGGAAGAGGCGTGTATGTTGTCGATTTTGGGGGATATGGCGGCGTTTTTGCCGCTCTCGCAAGCCAACGGTCGCCAGTGGCTGGATGTGGATGCGAGTTGGGCAAGCCGGATGATGCCGTTTTGGACGGATCATGACATCCAGCGCATTAGCCGCAACCTGAAAGACAAAGGCATTATCCTGCTGGCTTCTGCACCTTACACCGAGAGCCAACGGCTGGTGATCTCGCTGGAGACCGAATTTCAAGCGGCCAATCTGCCTTCAGCTCCCGCATTTGCGCCGGCTCATTCGGGGTCACACAGCGCGAATTTGATTCCCCACAACTGGCAACCCGACCGCGACTTGCTCGCGCAGTTATTGCAACTGGGAGTACCCGCTGAGTTTGCTTGGCAACAAGTGCCGGAATTTATTGTCTACTGGCGCGACCGTGGCGACACCAAACATTCCTGGGGCTCGGCTTTTTTAAAGCAAACCAAGCGCAAGTGGGAAGAAAAATTAAGCGCAGATGCCACCAAAAGACGTGAGGATCAAGAAAAAAACGACCGTTTACGAGAAGCAGAATTCTTAAAACGAGACCAAGAAACCCCTATGCACAATCAATGGCGCCCTAGCAGAGATGCTTTAGAAGTGCTAATCAAACATGCAAACATAAGCCTCGCATTTATTGAAGATACGATTCCAGAATTCATCGTTTATTGGAAAGAGGCCGGTGAGGTGACTAAAACCTGGAATAGTCGATTTATTCAGCACGTTAAACGCCAATGGCTGCGCTACCATTCAGCATTGGAGCATGACTCCGAGCCAAAACGTATACCCGAAAACTGGCAACCCAGTCATAACACCTATGATGTACTAAAGCTTGCCAATATCGATTTGCAGTTTGCCCAAAAACAAGTTCCTGAATTTGTGTTGTACTGGAAAGATACAAACCAAATGCATTCAAGTTGGAATACCAAATTTTTGCAACACGTGAAATATCACTGGGCAAAACAACACGCATTAACCACCGTCAACTCGCAGCAGGTTAACCATGCAGGACAGCCAATCCCTCATCAATCAGGTCGCACAAGAGATAGCAGCCTCGCAGAACAACTCAACGACCGCAGCTGGGCAAGCTGA
- a CDS encoding replication protein P: MQDSQSLINQVAQEIAASQNNSTTAAGQADSARAQREHYSAPTDAHVDAINQVFALFRINYHNQYYSAFKDNELLNQARRLWLNSLAQFAPETILRGARKVIEESEYLPTLNRMIRACQGNPEAFGLVDAHQAYVEACRAPSPKAAHQWSHPAVYHAGCASDWYFLASNSEKVAFPIFERHYLKLCERVMNGAELPAPNVPALPETIETPLSKEENAKRMEALRKQLDL, encoded by the coding sequence ATGCAGGACAGCCAATCCCTCATCAATCAGGTCGCACAAGAGATAGCAGCCTCGCAGAACAACTCAACGACCGCAGCTGGGCAAGCTGACTCTGCGCGCGCGCAACGCGAGCATTACAGCGCGCCTACTGATGCGCATGTCGATGCAATCAATCAAGTGTTTGCATTGTTCCGCATTAATTATCACAACCAATATTACAGCGCGTTCAAAGACAATGAATTGCTCAATCAAGCGCGTCGCCTGTGGTTGAATTCACTCGCGCAATTCGCGCCGGAAACGATTTTGCGCGGCGCGCGTAAAGTGATCGAAGAGTCGGAATATTTACCCACGCTCAACCGCATGATCCGCGCTTGCCAAGGCAACCCGGAAGCTTTCGGTTTGGTCGATGCGCATCAAGCCTATGTAGAAGCCTGCCGTGCGCCTAGCCCCAAAGCGGCTCACCAGTGGAGCCATCCAGCGGTGTATCACGCTGGTTGTGCGAGCGACTGGTATTTTCTGGCAAGTAACAGTGAAAAAGTGGCCTTTCCTATTTTCGAGCGGCACTACCTGAAATTGTGCGAGCGAGTGATGAATGGTGCCGAGCTACCCGCGCCCAATGTGCCCGCATTACCGGAAACCATAGAGACACCACTCAGCAAAGAAGAAAATGCCAAACGTATGGAAGCGTTGCGCAAACAACTGGATCTGTAA
- a CDS encoding glucosaminidase domain-containing protein: MNKNLSQWLMGFLLIAFPLATLVLVVILMSTPLQQVFMDEDELTSSTLLPDFAAIDQTPERKEQFLNMLRPLVDEKNTKLLKSRERLLKIKAEWDASQSITGVNKRNLEKLREKFHVTYETYPEDAKAIEILLLRVDAIPPAMVLAQAAVESGWGTSRFAEEAHNLFGHWCYKEGCGIVPSKRPKGARHEVKKFNNVEESLTAYFNNINTHNAYRPWRQLRAQLRDTPEQFTGHAMVAELGKYSGRGSAYIHELRTVINGNNLE, translated from the coding sequence ATGAACAAAAACCTTTCGCAATGGTTGATGGGATTTTTACTGATCGCCTTTCCGCTTGCCACCTTGGTGCTGGTTGTCATCCTGATGTCCACTCCACTTCAACAGGTATTTATGGATGAGGATGAACTCACCAGCAGCACGCTGCTGCCGGATTTTGCAGCCATCGACCAAACACCGGAACGCAAAGAGCAATTTTTGAATATGCTGCGCCCACTGGTCGATGAAAAAAATACAAAATTATTAAAATCCCGTGAACGTTTATTAAAAATAAAAGCCGAATGGGATGCATCGCAAAGCATCACCGGTGTCAATAAACGTAACTTGGAAAAACTGCGCGAAAAATTCCACGTCACTTACGAAACCTATCCGGAAGATGCCAAGGCAATTGAGATTTTATTGCTGCGCGTGGATGCCATACCTCCGGCAATGGTATTGGCACAAGCCGCTGTTGAATCCGGCTGGGGTACATCGCGTTTTGCGGAAGAGGCGCACAACCTGTTCGGTCATTGGTGCTATAAAGAAGGCTGCGGCATAGTCCCCAGCAAGCGCCCTAAAGGCGCAAGGCATGAAGTTAAGAAATTTAACAATGTTGAAGAATCGCTTACGGCATACTTCAACAACATTAACACCCACAATGCTTATCGCCCCTGGCGGCAATTGCGCGCGCAACTGCGCGATACGCCGGAGCAATTCACCGGCCACGCTATGGTTGCAGAGCTGGGCAAGTATTCTGGTCGTGGCAGCGCTTATATTCATGAGCTGCGCACCGTAATCAACGGCAATAATCTGGAATAA
- a CDS encoding outer membrane beta-barrel protein has product MCKRLLLINGLLGALACSHAMAKQDLIAYSASAQAVYTKIKASGESFSPSLLQLKGEVAFTDGLMDGIGLQALIAAPMSDAKENNLTMDVKQQSGIYLTLTSPDTQPEDLKVSVLLGYASTELETNLPSLGNLAKNKDTFSDFSYGVSLQDRIMRNKNFYWTLDYLRYYKDDHLTIDGFGLGVTYAF; this is encoded by the coding sequence ATGTGTAAACGATTGCTACTCATTAATGGCCTGCTGGGCGCTTTGGCTTGCAGCCACGCCATGGCAAAACAAGACCTTATTGCCTACAGCGCATCAGCGCAGGCGGTTTACACCAAAATAAAAGCATCGGGTGAAAGTTTTTCCCCGTCGCTGCTGCAACTCAAAGGCGAGGTGGCCTTTACCGATGGGCTGATGGATGGAATAGGCCTGCAAGCATTGATTGCCGCCCCCATGAGCGATGCAAAAGAAAATAATCTGACGATGGATGTAAAACAACAGAGCGGTATTTATCTCACGCTCACCAGCCCCGATACCCAACCGGAAGATTTAAAAGTCAGTGTACTTTTGGGTTATGCATCGACCGAACTGGAAACCAACCTGCCCTCACTTGGCAACCTCGCTAAAAACAAAGATACCTTTTCTGATTTTAGTTACGGCGTATCGCTGCAAGACCGCATTATGCGCAACAAAAATTTTTATTGGACATTGGATTATCTGCGCTACTACAAAGATGATCATCTAACGATTGACGGCTTCGGCCTGGGAGTAACTTATGCGTTCTAA
- a CDS encoding ParA family protein: MPDIFIINAKGGCGKTTIATNLACHFANQQIPTVLVDRDPQKSAADWFASRPKNCTVFDLITRPVNEPFQADIDGAVVIHDMPAGWIPEAQSPVLAPGCQLIIPLLPSPVDIKASLRFLMQIYRSGILEQNLRAGMLANRTRPHVRFHQELMTFLQRIQIPLIGTLRDSQNYIRAMENGISIFDLPARSVQKDLQQWQDILAWLSVDNTANKEPPKR, encoded by the coding sequence ATGCCTGATATTTTTATTATTAACGCCAAAGGCGGCTGCGGAAAAACCACTATTGCAACCAACCTCGCCTGTCACTTTGCCAACCAACAGATTCCTACCGTATTGGTTGACCGCGATCCGCAAAAATCAGCCGCTGATTGGTTTGCATCGCGCCCTAAAAACTGCACTGTATTTGACTTAATTACGCGCCCGGTTAACGAACCGTTTCAAGCCGATATTGATGGCGCGGTTGTCATTCACGATATGCCTGCCGGTTGGATTCCAGAAGCTCAATCACCCGTGCTTGCGCCCGGCTGCCAACTGATTATTCCGCTATTGCCATCACCGGTAGACATCAAAGCCAGCTTGCGTTTTTTAATGCAGATTTATCGCTCTGGAATTTTGGAACAGAATCTGCGCGCAGGCATGCTGGCCAATCGCACTCGACCACATGTGCGTTTTCATCAGGAATTAATGACATTTTTGCAGCGCATACAAATTCCGCTTATTGGCACACTGCGCGATTCACAAAACTATATTCGCGCAATGGAAAATGGCATTTCTATTTTTGATTTACCCGCGCGCAGCGTGCAAAAAGATTTACAACAATGGCAGGATATTCTTGCGTGGCTCTCGGTGGATAATACTGCCAACAAAGAGCCACCCAAACGCTAA
- a CDS encoding polysaccharide deacetylase family protein — translation MKTSVRLLLLLIMLAGALNAQAAVVLLYHHVSNSTPKSTSISPEAFEAQMDYLEKNNFTVVPLLELTEKLRKGEPLPDKTVAITFDDSYASVYESAYPRLKKRGWPFTFFVNTEAVSSGKIFVSWDQLREMSKNGVTIANHSSAHHHLPRREQNETEKQWRARITADINNAQQTIKKEIGKAPMVLAYPFGEYDIEVQRIAKKLGYIAFGQQSGVLYSEGDLQAVPRFPFGGSFAELDDFIMKVNTKPMPVKRVEFYADKNKRLGNLIAREGDKPWLVLTLDDTALLKKINCFATGQGAIPVEVIGNTLWAQAKTALVPGRTRYNCTAYAGEKGRFYWYTQQWLVTDKKGAWTYKD, via the coding sequence ATGAAAACCAGTGTGCGCCTGTTGTTATTGTTGATCATGTTGGCGGGCGCACTGAACGCCCAGGCTGCGGTTGTTCTTCTCTATCACCATGTCAGTAATTCCACGCCTAAATCAACCAGTATCAGTCCAGAAGCCTTTGAAGCGCAGATGGATTATCTGGAAAAAAATAATTTCACTGTTGTGCCTTTACTGGAGCTGACTGAAAAGTTACGCAAGGGCGAGCCTCTGCCCGATAAAACGGTTGCTATTACTTTTGATGACTCTTACGCATCTGTGTATGAATCTGCTTATCCACGCTTAAAAAAACGTGGCTGGCCATTCACTTTTTTTGTAAATACCGAGGCTGTCAGCTCGGGAAAAATCTTTGTGAGCTGGGATCAGTTGCGTGAGATGTCTAAAAATGGTGTGACTATCGCCAATCATTCCAGTGCGCATCATCACCTTCCGCGTCGCGAGCAAAATGAAACTGAAAAACAGTGGCGCGCACGCATTACCGCTGACATTAATAACGCGCAGCAGACAATTAAAAAAGAAATTGGCAAAGCACCTATGGTCCTTGCGTATCCCTTTGGCGAATACGATATAGAAGTGCAACGTATTGCCAAAAAACTGGGATATATCGCCTTCGGCCAGCAATCGGGTGTGCTTTATAGCGAGGGCGATTTACAAGCTGTGCCACGCTTTCCATTTGGCGGCAGCTTTGCTGAGCTGGATGATTTTATTATGAAGGTCAACACCAAGCCTATGCCAGTAAAGCGCGTGGAGTTTTATGCAGACAAAAATAAACGCTTGGGCAACCTGATTGCGCGTGAAGGCGATAAACCCTGGTTGGTGTTAACACTGGATGACACTGCGCTGTTGAAAAAAATAAATTGCTTTGCGACGGGCCAGGGAGCCATTCCGGTTGAAGTGATTGGTAATACTTTGTGGGCACAGGCAAAAACGGCGTTGGTGCCGGGGCGTACACGCTACAACTGCACGGCTTATGCGGGTGAGAAAGGGCGCTTTTATTGGTACACACAACAGTGGTTGGTGACAGATAAAAAAGGCGCTTGGACCTATAAAGATTAA
- a CDS encoding thioesterase family protein, which produces MDKEIFTLDFKVRDYECDMQGIVNNSVYQNYLEHARHEYLLAKGIDFAELARQKINLVVLRAELDYKLPLVSGDEFFVDVRVEQSSRVRFDFVQHIYRKRDNKLMLAAKITGTSLNERGRPFVPDVIANLMDTVAEAED; this is translated from the coding sequence ATGGATAAGGAAATATTTACGCTCGATTTTAAAGTGCGCGACTACGAGTGCGACATGCAAGGCATTGTGAATAACAGTGTTTACCAGAATTATCTTGAGCATGCGCGCCATGAGTATTTACTGGCGAAGGGCATTGATTTTGCGGAGTTGGCGCGGCAAAAAATTAATCTGGTCGTGCTGCGCGCCGAATTGGATTACAAGTTGCCGCTGGTGAGCGGTGATGAGTTTTTTGTGGATGTGCGTGTTGAGCAATCATCGCGCGTGCGCTTTGATTTTGTGCAGCATATTTATCGCAAGCGCGATAATAAATTAATGCTCGCTGCCAAAATTACCGGGACATCGCTCAACGAGCGCGGCCGCCCGTTTGTTCCCGATGTGATTGCCAACCTGATGGATACTGTTGCTGAAGCAGAGGACTAA